The following proteins are co-located in the Paludibaculum fermentans genome:
- a CDS encoding NAD-dependent epimerase/dehydratase family protein, producing the protein MTILVTGATGLVGARLVPRLVEAGIGCRTLMRGGKEAPAGATAVEGDLLDPASLAPAVKGVSAIIHLAALFRTPDTGLIWKTNLEGTRNLIVAAQEHAPGARFIMASTTNVYNVDSPRPSREDDAANPAMAYPASKIAAENELRQSGLNWSIQRFGFVYGDKDGHLESLPNLVRRAGWHPAQRMSMVHHRDIAVAMKLALAGAMDGRIVNIVDEAPTSIYELSELVGERMEPLNEPLKNPWHLHVDGSLARQFGFQPTVRTVHQAAQENLM; encoded by the coding sequence ATGACAATCCTGGTAACTGGCGCGACCGGACTTGTGGGAGCGAGGCTCGTGCCACGTCTCGTCGAGGCCGGCATCGGCTGCCGCACCCTCATGCGCGGCGGAAAAGAAGCTCCCGCTGGAGCGACGGCCGTGGAGGGCGACCTTCTTGATCCTGCGTCGCTGGCACCAGCGGTCAAGGGCGTCTCGGCGATCATTCATCTTGCCGCACTTTTCCGCACGCCCGACACCGGCCTGATCTGGAAGACCAACCTCGAAGGTACGCGCAACCTCATCGTCGCTGCGCAGGAACATGCTCCCGGGGCACGCTTCATTATGGCGAGCACCACCAACGTCTATAACGTGGACAGCCCGCGCCCCAGCCGCGAGGATGACGCTGCGAATCCGGCAATGGCTTACCCGGCCAGCAAGATCGCGGCCGAGAACGAACTGCGTCAAAGCGGACTGAACTGGTCGATCCAGCGGTTCGGCTTCGTCTATGGCGACAAGGACGGACACCTGGAGTCGCTGCCAAACCTTGTGCGCAGGGCGGGATGGCATCCTGCCCAGAGGATGAGCATGGTCCACCATCGTGATATTGCCGTTGCGATGAAACTCGCACTCGCTGGGGCGATGGACGGGCGTATTGTCAATATCGTCGATGAGGCGCCAACCTCAATCTATGAGCTCAGCGAGTTGGTTGGCGAAAGAATGGAGCCGCTGAACGAGCCGCTGAAGAATCCATGGCACCTCCACGTCGATGGATCACTAGCTCGTCAGTTCGGATTCCAACCAACTGTGAGGACTGTTCATCAGGCCGCGCAGGAGAATCTGATGTGA
- a CDS encoding Gfo/Idh/MocA family protein, which yields MMPDGGFSRRYFFYGSLLAGAIPTGGFGSVASLRAAGYKSPNEKLNIAAIGVGIRGPEILMGVTPTENVVALCDVDEKRAAKAFTTYEKATKYKDFRKLLETEKTVDAVMVATPDHMHTPIALAAMQHGKHVYCEKPLTRTVHETRLLVEAAAKYKVATQMGNQGFNHEATKTACEILWSGDIGEVKELHAWTGGIYGGQPKIPETGPEKTEVPGTLDWDLWLGPAKPRDFNPLMTNQWRAFQDFSTGGSLGDWLVHNLGPAHLALQLDKASPTSVECVFVEGKSEWLWPLRAHLVFEFPARANMPPVTVHAYQNMRGDFENPPGMAEGDRLFPSMNNLAEKGRPFLSTGDGTMMVGDRLGIDGKPAPGVFAPGGPRPPGMGPRPGGPGGPGGPGGPGGALTAEAKMRAPGNGAVFVGSKGYMATTTRGEGVWLLPASRWAEYKLPPQMLQRGINHQQDWIRACKGGAPGVSQFPVAAKYIEWLALGAIALRVPGKLNYDGEKGRFTNSPEANKYLQPFLRKGWELKL from the coding sequence ATGATGCCAGACGGCGGATTTTCGAGACGTTACTTCTTTTATGGATCTCTTCTGGCCGGCGCAATTCCGACAGGCGGCTTCGGAAGCGTGGCTTCCCTGCGGGCTGCCGGCTACAAATCGCCGAACGAGAAGCTGAACATCGCCGCGATTGGCGTGGGCATCCGGGGTCCGGAGATCCTGATGGGCGTGACGCCCACGGAGAATGTCGTTGCGCTCTGCGACGTCGATGAGAAGCGGGCCGCGAAGGCCTTCACGACGTACGAGAAGGCGACAAAGTACAAGGATTTCCGCAAGCTGCTGGAGACCGAGAAGACGGTGGACGCGGTGATGGTTGCGACGCCGGACCATATGCACACGCCCATCGCGCTGGCCGCGATGCAGCACGGCAAGCACGTGTACTGCGAGAAGCCGCTGACGCGCACGGTGCACGAGACGCGGCTGCTGGTGGAAGCGGCCGCCAAGTACAAAGTGGCCACGCAGATGGGGAATCAGGGCTTCAATCACGAAGCCACGAAGACGGCGTGCGAGATCCTATGGTCGGGCGATATCGGCGAGGTGAAGGAACTGCATGCGTGGACGGGCGGCATCTACGGCGGGCAGCCGAAGATCCCCGAGACGGGTCCGGAAAAGACAGAGGTCCCCGGGACGCTGGATTGGGATCTGTGGCTCGGCCCGGCGAAGCCACGGGACTTCAATCCGCTGATGACGAACCAGTGGCGGGCGTTCCAGGACTTCTCGACGGGCGGTTCGCTGGGCGACTGGCTGGTGCACAACCTGGGGCCGGCGCACCTGGCGCTGCAGTTGGACAAGGCCTCGCCGACGAGCGTGGAGTGTGTGTTCGTGGAGGGCAAGAGCGAGTGGCTGTGGCCGCTGCGGGCGCACCTGGTGTTTGAGTTCCCTGCCCGGGCGAACATGCCGCCAGTGACGGTCCACGCCTACCAGAATATGCGCGGCGATTTCGAGAATCCTCCGGGCATGGCTGAGGGAGACCGGCTGTTCCCATCGATGAACAATCTGGCGGAAAAGGGTCGGCCCTTCCTGAGTACGGGCGACGGAACGATGATGGTTGGCGACCGGTTGGGTATTGATGGAAAGCCGGCTCCGGGTGTGTTCGCTCCGGGTGGACCGCGGCCTCCGGGCATGGGTCCGCGTCCGGGCGGGCCGGGTGGACCTGGTGGTCCGGGTGGACCGGGCGGCGCGCTGACCGCGGAGGCGAAGATGCGGGCTCCGGGCAATGGAGCGGTGTTCGTGGGCTCGAAGGGGTACATGGCCACGACGACCCGCGGCGAGGGTGTGTGGCTGCTGCCGGCGTCGCGCTGGGCGGAGTACAAACTGCCGCCGCAGATGCTGCAGCGGGGCATCAACCATCAGCAGGATTGGATCCGCGCATGTAAGGGCGGAGCTCCGGGTGTGTCCCAGTTCCCGGTGGCGGCGAAGTACATTGAGTGGCTGGCGCTGGGGGCGATTGCGCTGCGGGTGCCCGGCAAGTTGAATTATGACGGGGAGAAGGGCCGGTTTACGAACAGTCCGGAAGCGAACAAGTATCTGCAGCCATTCCTTCGCAAGGGGTGGGAGTTGAAGCTGTAG